The following coding sequences lie in one Hippopotamus amphibius kiboko isolate mHipAmp2 chromosome 7, mHipAmp2.hap2, whole genome shotgun sequence genomic window:
- the LOC130856945 gene encoding protein FAM98B-like gives MRGPEPGPKPTMEGDVLDTLDVLGYKGPLLEEQALMKAAEGGLSSPEFSELCVWLGSQIKSLCNLEESITSAGRNDLESFQLEISGFLKEMECPYSVLISGDIKDHLKKKDDCLKLLLFLSTELQALQILQNKKRKNSQLDKNSEICQEVQAICDTLGVPKSTTSDIPLMLSQVESKAKDILSKVQKNHVGKRLLKIDLNLQQAEQLERINDALSCEYECHRRMLMKQLNVTVQSFGWSDKAKVKTDDIARIYQPKRYALSPKTTITLAHLLAAREDLSKIIRTSSGSSQEKTACAINKVLMGRVPDRGGQPNEIEPPPPEMPPWQKRQEGSRRGGWGGGGGGGGRGGGESGRGGWGGEGGWGGGGGGGWSGDGGGGGRGGGFQGRGDYCGRGDYGGRGGYGGRGGYGGRGYGDPYGGGGDGYRRY, from the coding sequence ATGAGAGGGCCGGAGCCAGGTCCCAAACCTACGATGGAGGGGGACGTGCTGGACACACTAGACGTGCTAGGGTATAAGGGACCACTGTTAGAAGAGCAAGCCCTTATGAAGGCAGCAGAGGGTGGACTATCTTCACCTGAATTTTCAGAGCTCTGTGTTTGGTTAGGCTCTCAAATAAAATCATTGTGCAACTTGGAAGAAAGTATCACTTCAGCTGGAAGAAATGATCTAGAAAGCTTCCAGCTTGAGATAagtggctttttaaaagaaatggagtGTCCATATTCTGTACTCATATCAGGAGATATTAAAGaccatttaaaaaagaaggatGACTGTCTGAAacttctattatttttaagtacAGAGCTTCAAGCTTTACAGATATTACAGAACAAGAAACGTAAAAATTCTCAATTAGATAAAAATAGTGAAATTTGTCAGGAAGTTCAAGCTATCTGTGATACCCTTGGTGTTCCCAAGTCAACAACTTCTGACATTCCGCTTATGCTAAGCCAAGTGGAGTCAAAGGCGAAAGATATTCTTTCAAAAGTCCAGAAAAATCATGTGGGAAAACGACTGCTGAAAATTGATTTAAATCTGCAGCAGGCGGAACAACTGGAGAGAATCAATGATGCTCTTTCCTGTGAATATGAGTGCCACCGGCGAATGCTGATGAAACAATTAAATGTAACAGTGCAGTCTTTTGGATGGTCTGATAAAGCAAAGGTAAAAACAGATGACATAGCAAGAATTTACCAGCCTAAGCGTTATGCTTTGTCACCCAAGACAACAATAACCTTGGCACATCTACTTGCTGCCCGTGAAGATCTGTCCAAAATCATCAGGACAAGTAGTGGCTCCAGCCAGGAGAAGACAGCATGTGCCATTAATAAGGTGCTGATGGGAAGGGTGCCTGACAGGGGAGGACAGCCAAATGAAATTGAACCACCACCTCCTGAAATGCCCCCTTGGCAAAAGAGACAAGAAGGCAGCAGAAGGGGTGGTtggggtggtggaggtggaggtggtggtagaggaggtggtgagagtggaagaggtggttggggaggggaaggaggttggggaggtggtggaggaggagggtggagtggagatggaggagggggtggtaGAGGAGGAGGTTTCCAAGGCAGGGGAGATTATTGTGGGAGGGGAGATTATGGAGGAAGAGGGGGCTATGGAGGAAGAGGGGGCTATGGAGGAAGAGGTTATGGAGATCCATATGGAGGAGGTGGTGATGGGTATAGAAGATATTAA